Proteins encoded together in one Streptomyces sp. NA04227 window:
- a CDS encoding SRPBCC family protein, with product MAQRDQKESGGNATLDRVRDEFMNYLGAGAEHLANKAGEKVSGLTERLTDVADNGGVLGKTGSRILGGENPFTSFAKEKAADVKDKVGDKVKKAFGGGGGGGGDTKVTNIVETIDVGVPLRTVYNHWTQFEKFSAFTKGVRSVSQSDEVESDWKVKVGPSTRGWKATVEEQVPDERIVWTSEGSKGSTRGSITFHELAPNLTRIVAVVEYYPSGFFEKTGNLWRAQGRRLRLDLKHFVRYVTLGVEEEIDGWRGEIRDGEVVRSHEEGMEDDENAESNEELEDEEYDEDEDEENGDEADEGADGEYGEDEEEEEEEEEDDEEEE from the coding sequence ATGGCGCAGCGTGATCAGAAGGAATCCGGGGGCAACGCGACACTCGACCGCGTGCGGGACGAGTTCATGAACTACCTCGGCGCGGGTGCCGAGCACTTGGCCAACAAAGCCGGAGAGAAGGTGTCCGGCCTCACGGAACGCCTGACCGATGTCGCGGATAACGGGGGGGTACTGGGCAAGACCGGATCCCGGATCCTCGGCGGCGAGAATCCCTTCACGTCCTTTGCCAAGGAAAAGGCTGCGGACGTGAAGGACAAGGTCGGTGACAAAGTGAAAAAGGCGTTCGGAGGGGGAGGCGGCGGGGGTGGGGACACCAAGGTGACCAACATCGTCGAGACCATCGACGTCGGTGTGCCGCTGCGCACCGTGTACAACCACTGGACCCAGTTCGAGAAGTTCAGTGCTTTCACCAAGGGCGTCAGGAGCGTTTCACAGAGCGACGAGGTCGAGTCCGACTGGAAGGTCAAGGTCGGTCCCTCGACACGCGGGTGGAAGGCGACCGTCGAGGAACAGGTGCCCGACGAGCGGATCGTCTGGACATCCGAGGGCTCCAAGGGCAGCACCCGGGGCTCGATCACCTTCCACGAGCTTGCTCCGAACCTCACTCGCATCGTCGCCGTCGTGGAGTACTACCCGTCGGGCTTCTTCGAGAAGACCGGCAATCTGTGGCGCGCCCAGGGGCGTCGGCTGCGGCTCGACCTCAAGCACTTCGTGCGGTACGTGACCCTCGGCGTGGAGGAGGAGATCGACGGCTGGCGCGGTGAGATCCGCGATGGCGAGGTGGTCCGAAGCCACGAGGAGGGGATGGAGGACGACGAGAACGCGGAAAGCAACGAAGAACTCGAGGACGAGGAATACGACGAAGACGAGGACGAAGAAAACGGAGACGAGGCGGACGAGGGCGCGGACGGCGAATACGGTGAGGACGAGGAAGAAGAGGAAGAAGAGGAAGAGGATGACGAAGAGGAGGAGTGA
- the gvpJ gene encoding gas vesicle protein GvpJ, with amino-acid sequence MTDLDYRSASPVASGPTTSNLADILERVLDKGIVIAGDIKVDLLDIELLTIRLRLFVASVDTAKKAGIDWWETDPALSSRAAHNALAEENSRLRQRLEALESDTPVLDSER; translated from the coding sequence ATGACCGACCTGGACTACCGCTCTGCTTCCCCCGTGGCCTCCGGTCCAACGACGTCAAACCTCGCTGACATCCTCGAACGGGTCCTGGACAAAGGAATTGTGATTGCGGGTGACATCAAGGTCGACCTGCTGGACATTGAACTCCTGACGATTCGGCTGCGGCTGTTCGTCGCCTCCGTGGACACGGCCAAGAAGGCGGGCATCGACTGGTGGGAGACCGACCCCGCCCTCTCCTCACGTGCTGCCCACAATGCCCTCGCGGAGGAGAACAGCCGCCTGCGCCAACGGCTCGAGGCGCTGGAGTCGGACACCCCCGTGCTGGATTCGGAGCGTTGA
- a CDS encoding GvpL/GvpF family gas vesicle protein: MPVTMSTNQSTATYVFAVCRGCEPAALTGLAGHEAAVSVRLLPVGSLQAVVQDVPEAAFGEQALHARLSDREGLELFARTHHAVVCAVARCAATLPLPLATVYHGDDRAVAALTSDQARFHAALDRVEGREEWGVKVHTVPGAALATASAADQGSVAPAAGSGRAYLDLVRGRQRARQQRREASLQAARAVDLTLRDLSVATRRLRTHGSEATGPDRTQLLNAAYLVTRGRGDQLAAAVDRLRREPHLEGVEIDVSGPWPAYSFVDSEDTDDHT; the protein is encoded by the coding sequence ATGCCGGTGACCATGTCCACGAACCAGTCCACCGCGACGTACGTCTTCGCCGTCTGCCGGGGCTGCGAACCTGCGGCGCTCACCGGCCTGGCCGGGCACGAGGCCGCGGTGTCCGTCCGTCTGCTGCCGGTCGGTTCCCTGCAAGCCGTGGTCCAGGACGTGCCGGAGGCAGCGTTCGGTGAGCAGGCCCTGCACGCGCGGCTCTCCGACCGGGAAGGGCTCGAACTGTTCGCCCGGACGCACCATGCCGTGGTCTGTGCCGTCGCGCGCTGTGCCGCGACACTCCCACTGCCCCTGGCCACGGTCTACCACGGTGACGATCGTGCCGTCGCGGCGCTGACCTCTGACCAGGCACGGTTCCATGCTGCCCTGGACCGGGTGGAGGGGCGGGAGGAGTGGGGGGTCAAAGTGCACACCGTGCCGGGGGCTGCACTTGCCACGGCGTCGGCTGCCGATCAGGGCAGTGTGGCACCCGCAGCCGGTTCGGGCCGCGCCTATCTGGACCTGGTGCGGGGTCGGCAGAGGGCTCGGCAACAGCGACGGGAAGCTTCACTGCAAGCGGCACGAGCCGTGGATCTGACCCTGCGCGACCTTTCGGTGGCCACCCGCCGGCTCCGAACTCATGGCAGTGAGGCCACCGGACCCGACCGTACTCAACTCCTCAACGCTGCCTACCTCGTCACGCGCGGTCGCGGCGACCAACTGGCCGCCGCAGTCGACCGGCTGCGCCGTGAGCCGCACCTCGAGGGCGTGGAGATCGACGTCTCGGGACCGTGGCCCGCGTACTCGTTCGTGGACAGCGAGGACACCGATGACCACACCTGA
- a CDS encoding gas vesicle protein, producing MTTPEVVAWEGPDAGAPIGVPLVDLLDRVLATGVVVSGDIVIAIAEVPLVRLSLHALLSSVSERVPAPWADGGPL from the coding sequence ATGACCACACCTGAGGTGGTGGCCTGGGAGGGACCCGACGCGGGCGCACCGATCGGGGTACCGCTGGTCGATCTCCTCGACCGCGTGCTCGCGACGGGCGTTGTCGTCAGCGGCGACATCGTGATCGCCATCGCCGAGGTACCCCTTGTCCGGCTGTCCCTGCATGCACTGCTTTCGTCGGTGAGCGAGCGAGTTCCCGCCCCCTGGGCGGACGGAGGGCCGTTGTGA
- a CDS encoding gas vesicle protein K has translation MSAGRVDLDTDNAGRDLVSLVLTVVELLRQLMERQAVRRFDEGDLTDDQVEKVGTTLLLLEDRMNALCEQHDLRREDLNLDLGPLGTLLPHE, from the coding sequence GTGAGCGCAGGCAGAGTCGACCTGGACACCGACAACGCCGGCCGCGACCTCGTCTCCCTCGTCCTGACCGTCGTTGAGTTGCTGCGGCAGTTGATGGAGCGGCAGGCCGTGCGCCGTTTCGACGAGGGCGACCTCACGGACGACCAGGTGGAGAAGGTGGGCACCACGCTGCTGTTGCTGGAGGACCGCATGAACGCACTCTGCGAGCAGCACGACCTGCGCCGGGAGGACCTCAACCTCGACCTCGGACCACTGGGCACCCTGCTGCCGCACGAGTGA
- a CDS encoding RNA polymerase sigma factor — protein sequence MDLSLRARIRAGDAQAFAHLFRQHAQAVHAHAARWLGDPGPAEDVVSLTFLEAWRLREKLLDDGGFAARARHDDNDDSDDNDSDSDSDNDDGLRAWLFGISTNVLRNTRRAARRHRAALDRLPDRRSGTGTVPDFADTLIGRLEDAERLAAATAALRQLRPREREVFALCVWSELSYADAAAALRVPVSTVRSRLARARQRLRRLAESELARRAGAPAGRDMTVIDGRTRRLPARGQEPDDRAATARSAQERDR from the coding sequence GTGGACCTTTCCCTACGCGCTCGCATACGAGCCGGTGACGCTCAGGCGTTCGCCCACCTCTTCCGGCAGCACGCGCAGGCCGTGCACGCGCACGCCGCACGGTGGCTCGGTGACCCGGGCCCGGCCGAGGACGTGGTCTCGCTGACCTTCCTGGAGGCCTGGCGGCTACGGGAGAAACTCCTGGACGACGGCGGCTTCGCCGCACGCGCCCGGCACGACGACAACGACGACAGCGACGACAACGACAGCGACAGCGACAGCGACAACGACGACGGTCTGAGGGCCTGGCTGTTCGGCATCTCCACCAACGTGCTGCGCAACACCCGTCGCGCGGCCCGGCGGCACAGGGCCGCCCTCGATCGCCTCCCCGACCGACGGTCCGGCACCGGGACGGTGCCCGACTTCGCCGACACCCTGATCGGCCGTCTCGAGGACGCCGAACGGCTCGCCGCCGCCACGGCCGCCCTGCGACAACTGCGTCCCCGCGAACGCGAGGTCTTCGCGCTGTGCGTCTGGTCCGAGCTGAGCTACGCCGACGCCGCCGCGGCCCTGCGGGTGCCGGTCAGCACGGTGCGCTCCCGGCTCGCCCGCGCCCGGCAGCGCCTGCGGCGGCTGGCCGAGAGCGAGTTGGCGCGCCGTGCCGGAGCACCGGCCGGAAGGGACATGACCGTGATCGACGGAAGAACGAGACGCCTCCCCGCCCGCGGACAGGAACCGGATGACCGAGCCGCGACGGCCCGGTCGGCACAGGAGAGAGACCGATGA
- a CDS encoding CU044_5270 family protein — MNPTERQELAGLLPSPGAPVLSSDRMTLMEAHLMQEITKEAPTPTPTPAPAGASRVRPRRLRRAVVLLAVPVTAAAVLTTVLTVGGDDPAGPATDSEAVALLDRIATVTAAKDAPAIRDDQYVYTLIQGTEDLTDKGLDTFRRADWHAVDGRRDGLARTTVLSGPSGKGTTDMRLQADPNATTYRELQALPTDPGALYDKVWSATEGQGPTHEEAALEMIGSMLEGATLLPDVGATLYRAAARIPGITVVDGAEDASGRSGVGLAFGDGEDRQVWVFDKHLAYLGSDDVALLDVSVVDRLGQNPAG, encoded by the coding sequence ATGAATCCCACAGAACGCCAGGAGCTGGCCGGGCTGTTGCCCAGCCCGGGTGCCCCGGTCCTGTCGAGCGACCGGATGACGCTGATGGAGGCCCATCTCATGCAGGAGATCACCAAGGAAGCCCCCACTCCCACCCCCACCCCGGCGCCGGCCGGCGCCAGCCGGGTCCGGCCCCGGCGGCTGCGGCGGGCGGTGGTCCTGCTGGCCGTCCCCGTCACCGCCGCCGCGGTCCTCACCACTGTCCTCACCGTCGGCGGCGACGACCCGGCCGGGCCCGCCACCGACTCGGAAGCCGTCGCGCTGCTGGACCGCATCGCCACGGTCACCGCCGCCAAGGACGCTCCCGCCATACGGGACGACCAGTACGTCTACACCCTCATCCAGGGCACCGAGGATCTGACGGACAAGGGACTGGACACCTTCCGCCGCGCGGACTGGCACGCCGTCGACGGCCGACGTGACGGGCTGGCCCGTACGACCGTCCTGTCCGGCCCCTCCGGCAAGGGCACTACGGACATGCGGCTCCAGGCCGACCCGAACGCCACCACCTACCGGGAGTTGCAGGCCCTGCCCACCGACCCCGGCGCGCTGTACGACAAGGTGTGGTCAGCGACCGAGGGCCAGGGTCCCACCCATGAGGAAGCCGCTCTGGAGATGATCGGCAGTATGCTCGAGGGGGCCACCCTGCTGCCCGATGTGGGCGCCACCCTCTACCGCGCTGCCGCCAGGATCCCGGGCATCACCGTGGTCGACGGCGCCGAGGACGCGTCCGGCCGTTCCGGTGTGGGGCTCGCCTTCGGCGACGGCGAGGACCGGCAGGTCTGGGTCTTCGACAAGCACCTCGCCTACCTCGGCTCGGACGACGTAGCGCTCCTCGACGTCAGCGTGGTCGACCGGCTGGGGCAGAATCCGGCCGGCTGA
- a CDS encoding glycoside hydrolase family 2 TIM barrel-domain containing protein, with translation MSSSPQAADPLPYYEQVRPETGCLPPRSWYARTDAVRLALSGGWRFRLAACADAHDAAFAAPDYDSDGWDTVTVPGHWVLQGHGAPAYTNTPYLIPLDPPRVPDENPTGDHLHAFELPADWPAQGESVLRFEGVESCARVWLNGTELGEFKGSRLPHEFAVGALLRPGRNVLAVRVHQWSAGTYLEDQDQWWLPGIFREVALWHRPDGTGADHFVHASYDHLTGEGTLRVESTVPGRVRVPELGVDVATDEPVTLPVAPWSAESPRLYEAELALPGERIALRVGFRTVTVQDGLLKANGRRILFRGVNRHEFHPRTGRAVDAETMRADLLLMKRHNVNAVRTSHYPPHPAFLELCDELGLWVIDECDLETHGFHAVGWRGNPVTEERWTPALLDRAARMVERDKNHPSVIVWSLGNECGTGAGLTAMASWIRERDPSRPLHYEGDPSCADTDMYSRMYAPHAEVEQIGRGEDDGPPRRAQLPFILCEYGHAMGNGPGGLAEYQRLFEKYERCQGGFVWEWIDHGFAHERHGFAYGGDFGETVHDGNFCCDGLVLPDRTPSPGLTDFKKVVEPVRIEGGDAANSARITNRYDFGDLSHLTFSWSYAADGEVLAEGTLDVPPLEPGESAELKLPPAPVGREVGEETHWTLRATLTEDTSWARRGHEVAWGQFTGTARPAARPVSGARPRRSDPAEGHDSNEGQGRQGGQLTLGPAVFDARTGSLRSLGAVPVEGLQLAVWRAPTDNDNGAPWLPDTELAKRWRALGLHRMQHRVDSVTVSDHAVIVDGRSAPAATDLGLATQLRWTADGDWITVAVTVTPQGDWKLPLPRLGLSLALPGGFGAARWFGGGPGEAYPDTRGGVRLGRWDSTVDAMQTPYVRPQENGARPDVRWAELSNGTRTVRIEGEPGFWFTARRWDTAHLDAARHLTDLTPSDRVYVNLDHGQHGIGSASCGPGVLPEHSLVVGPTEFSFTFGVLGARGGRG, from the coding sequence ATGAGCAGCTCGCCCCAGGCAGCCGACCCCCTCCCCTACTACGAGCAGGTCAGGCCGGAGACCGGCTGTCTGCCGCCCCGTTCCTGGTACGCGCGGACCGACGCCGTTCGGCTCGCGCTGTCCGGCGGTTGGCGGTTCCGCCTGGCCGCTTGTGCCGACGCGCACGACGCGGCCTTCGCGGCGCCGGACTACGACAGCGACGGCTGGGACACCGTCACGGTGCCGGGCCACTGGGTGCTCCAGGGCCACGGCGCCCCCGCGTACACCAACACCCCGTATCTGATCCCGCTCGACCCGCCGCGGGTCCCGGACGAGAACCCGACCGGCGACCATCTGCACGCCTTCGAACTGCCCGCCGACTGGCCCGCGCAGGGCGAGAGCGTGCTGCGCTTCGAGGGCGTGGAGTCCTGTGCCCGGGTGTGGCTGAACGGAACGGAGCTCGGGGAGTTCAAGGGCTCGCGGCTGCCGCACGAGTTCGCCGTCGGCGCCCTGCTGCGACCCGGGCGCAACGTCCTCGCGGTACGGGTGCACCAGTGGTCCGCGGGCACCTATCTGGAGGACCAGGACCAGTGGTGGCTGCCCGGCATCTTCCGCGAGGTCGCCCTGTGGCACCGGCCGGACGGCACCGGCGCGGACCACTTCGTGCACGCCTCCTACGACCACCTCACCGGCGAGGGCACGCTACGGGTCGAGTCGACCGTGCCGGGCCGGGTCCGGGTGCCCGAACTGGGTGTGGACGTGGCCACCGACGAGCCGGTGACCCTCCCGGTCGCGCCGTGGAGCGCCGAGTCCCCGCGCCTGTACGAGGCCGAACTCGCCCTGCCCGGCGAGCGCATCGCGCTGCGCGTGGGCTTCCGCACGGTCACGGTCCAGGACGGACTCCTGAAGGCCAACGGCCGCCGCATCCTGTTCCGCGGCGTCAACCGCCACGAGTTCCATCCCCGTACCGGCCGCGCGGTCGACGCCGAGACGATGCGGGCCGATCTGCTCCTGATGAAGCGGCACAACGTCAACGCCGTGCGCACCAGCCACTATCCGCCGCACCCGGCCTTCCTCGAACTCTGCGACGAGCTCGGCCTGTGGGTGATCGACGAGTGCGACCTGGAGACCCACGGCTTCCACGCGGTCGGCTGGCGCGGCAACCCGGTCACCGAGGAGCGCTGGACCCCGGCCCTGCTCGACCGGGCCGCGCGCATGGTGGAACGTGACAAGAACCACCCCTCGGTGATCGTCTGGTCGCTGGGCAACGAGTGCGGCACGGGCGCGGGCCTCACCGCGATGGCCTCCTGGATCCGCGAGCGCGACCCCTCCCGCCCGCTGCACTACGAGGGCGACCCGTCCTGTGCGGACACCGACATGTACTCGCGGATGTACGCGCCGCACGCCGAGGTCGAGCAGATCGGCCGCGGCGAGGACGACGGCCCGCCGCGCCGCGCCCAACTTCCGTTCATCCTCTGCGAGTACGGGCACGCCATGGGCAACGGCCCGGGCGGACTCGCCGAGTACCAGCGGCTGTTCGAGAAGTACGAGCGCTGCCAGGGCGGCTTCGTCTGGGAGTGGATCGACCACGGCTTCGCCCACGAACGCCACGGCTTCGCCTACGGCGGCGACTTCGGGGAGACCGTGCACGACGGCAACTTCTGCTGCGACGGCCTGGTACTCCCCGACCGCACCCCCTCCCCCGGTCTCACCGACTTCAAGAAGGTCGTCGAACCGGTGCGGATCGAGGGTGGTGACGCCGCCAACTCGGCCCGCATCACCAACCGTTACGACTTCGGCGACCTGTCGCACCTCACCTTCTCCTGGTCCTACGCGGCCGACGGCGAGGTCCTGGCCGAGGGCACCCTGGACGTACCGCCCCTCGAACCCGGCGAGAGCGCCGAACTCAAACTGCCGCCCGCGCCGGTCGGCCGCGAGGTGGGCGAGGAGACGCACTGGACCCTGCGCGCCACCCTGACCGAGGACACCTCCTGGGCGCGGCGCGGACACGAGGTCGCCTGGGGGCAGTTCACCGGCACCGCGCGCCCGGCGGCCAGGCCCGTCTCGGGGGCCCGCCCGCGGCGCTCGGACCCCGCGGAGGGTCACGACAGTAACGAGGGCCAAGGGAGGCAAGGGGGGCAACTCACCCTGGGGCCAGCGGTGTTCGACGCCCGTACGGGCTCGCTGCGCTCGCTCGGCGCGGTGCCCGTGGAGGGGCTCCAGCTCGCCGTGTGGCGGGCGCCGACCGACAACGACAACGGCGCGCCGTGGCTGCCGGACACCGAACTCGCCAAGCGCTGGCGGGCGTTGGGCCTGCACCGGATGCAGCACCGCGTCGACTCGGTGACGGTGTCCGACCACGCCGTCATCGTCGACGGCCGGTCCGCGCCGGCGGCCACCGATCTGGGCCTGGCCACCCAACTGCGCTGGACCGCCGACGGCGACTGGATCACGGTCGCCGTCACCGTCACCCCACAGGGCGACTGGAAGCTGCCCCTCCCCCGGCTCGGCCTTTCGCTGGCGCTACCTGGCGGCTTCGGGGCGGCACGCTGGTTCGGCGGCGGCCCCGGCGAGGCGTACCCGGACACCCGCGGCGGCGTCCGGCTCGGCCGCTGGGACAGCACCGTCGACGCGATGCAGACCCCGTACGTGCGCCCCCAGGAGAACGGGGCCCGCCCGGACGTCCGCTGGGCCGAACTGTCCAACGGCACAAGGACGGTACGCATCGAGGGCGAGCCCGGTTTCTGGTTCACCGCCCGCCGCTGGGACACCGCCCACCTGGACGCGGCCCGCCACCTCACCGACCTCACGCCCTCCGACCGGGTCTACGTGAACCTCGACCACGGCCAGCACGGCATCGGCTCGGCGTCGTGCGGGCCCGGGGTGCTGCCGGAGCACAGCCTTGTGGTGGGGCCGACGGAATTCTCGTTCACGTTCGGGGTGTTGGGGGCGCGGGGTGGGAGGGGCTGA
- a CDS encoding radical SAM protein has product MGAGRTALVEDLMERFPHVPREAVFKEDLLRGGIAFDESALSDSANEAAGDVKPKSYFIFSFDHGTLPELGAAALRRPPEEIVLTGGPYDLRRTVVSVRVNPKSPYRVAAGEDGMLGLYLDGSRIADVGLPPMPDYYRHTLENGKSVMEVAPTIQWGYLIYLTVFRVCQYFGAKEECQYCDINHNWRQHKAAGRPYTGVKPVEEVLEALALIDKYDTTKSSTAYTLTGGAITSHIGGRDEADFYGQYAKAIEERFPGRWIGKVVAQALPKDDVKRFHDYGVQIYHPNYEVWDRRLFELYCPGKERYVGRDEWHRRILDSADVFGARNVIPNFVAGVEMAEPFGFTTVDEAIASTTEGLRFFMSHGITPRFTTWCPEPTTPLGKANPQGAPLEYHIRLLDAYRSTMDEFGLSSPPGYGPAGPGRAVFSVSSFMDSLDPSRTPVEDAPADNRPVGEGS; this is encoded by the coding sequence ATGGGCGCCGGGCGCACCGCGTTGGTCGAAGATCTGATGGAGCGGTTCCCGCACGTGCCGCGCGAGGCGGTCTTCAAGGAGGACCTGCTGCGCGGCGGTATCGCCTTCGACGAATCGGCCCTCAGCGATTCCGCCAACGAGGCCGCGGGCGACGTCAAGCCGAAGTCCTACTTCATCTTCTCCTTCGACCACGGCACGCTGCCCGAACTCGGCGCCGCCGCGCTGCGCCGCCCGCCGGAGGAGATCGTCCTCACCGGTGGCCCGTACGACCTGCGCCGCACCGTGGTCTCGGTCCGTGTGAACCCGAAGTCGCCCTACCGCGTCGCCGCGGGCGAGGACGGCATGCTCGGCCTCTACCTGGACGGGTCCCGGATCGCCGACGTCGGCCTGCCGCCGATGCCGGACTACTACCGGCACACCCTGGAGAACGGCAAGTCCGTCATGGAGGTCGCGCCGACCATCCAGTGGGGTTACCTGATCTATCTCACGGTGTTCCGGGTCTGCCAGTACTTCGGTGCCAAGGAGGAGTGCCAGTACTGCGACATCAACCACAACTGGCGCCAGCACAAGGCCGCCGGGCGCCCCTACACCGGCGTCAAGCCGGTCGAGGAGGTCCTGGAGGCGCTGGCCCTGATCGACAAGTACGACACCACCAAGTCCTCCACCGCCTACACGCTGACCGGCGGCGCCATCACGTCCCACATCGGCGGCCGGGACGAGGCCGACTTCTACGGCCAGTACGCCAAGGCCATCGAGGAGCGCTTCCCCGGCCGCTGGATCGGCAAGGTCGTCGCCCAGGCCCTGCCCAAGGACGACGTCAAGCGCTTCCACGACTACGGCGTGCAGATCTACCACCCCAACTACGAGGTGTGGGACCGCCGCCTGTTCGAGCTGTACTGCCCCGGCAAGGAGCGCTACGTCGGCCGTGACGAGTGGCACCGCCGCATCCTGGACTCCGCCGACGTCTTCGGCGCACGCAATGTGATCCCGAACTTCGTGGCGGGCGTGGAGATGGCCGAGCCGTTCGGTTTCACCACCGTCGACGAGGCCATCGCGTCCACCACCGAGGGCCTGCGCTTCTTCATGTCGCACGGCATCACGCCCCGGTTCACCACCTGGTGCCCCGAGCCCACCACCCCGCTCGGCAAGGCCAACCCGCAGGGCGCGCCGCTGGAGTACCACATCCGGCTGCTCGACGCCTACCGCTCCACGATGGACGAGTTCGGCCTCTCCTCGCCCCCCGGGTACGGCCCCGCGGGCCCCGGCCGCGCGGTCTTCTCGGTCAGCTCCTTCATGGACAGCCTGGACCCGTCGCGGACCCCGGTGGAGGACGCTCCGGCCGACAACCGGCCCGTGGGGGAGGGTAGTTGA
- a CDS encoding SRPBCC family protein — MAFIRLVRTSAHDPSETWRRLTQWERHAAGVPLTRITVLVAPPGGRGTRFVARTGLGPLGFDDPMEVVSWHPPSGPDPGHCRIEKRGRFATGHAEIAVHPAGVGGSRAQWQEELRVRWVPGFLDPVLAFAGRRLFGRVIDRLLV; from the coding sequence GTGGCTTTCATCCGGCTTGTCCGTACGTCCGCCCACGATCCGTCCGAGACCTGGCGGCGGCTGACGCAGTGGGAGCGGCACGCGGCGGGGGTGCCGTTGACCCGGATCACCGTGCTCGTCGCGCCGCCCGGCGGGAGGGGCACCCGGTTCGTGGCGCGGACCGGGCTCGGACCCCTCGGCTTCGACGACCCCATGGAAGTGGTGTCCTGGCACCCGCCGTCCGGACCCGACCCGGGCCACTGCCGGATCGAGAAGCGCGGCCGGTTCGCCACCGGCCACGCCGAGATCGCCGTGCACCCGGCGGGCGTCGGCGGCTCGCGTGCCCAGTGGCAGGAGGAGCTGCGGGTGCGGTGGGTGCCGGGCTTCCTCGATCCCGTACTGGCCTTCGCGGGGCGGCGGTTGTTCGGCCGGGTGATCGACCGGTTGCTGGTGTGA
- a CDS encoding helix-turn-helix domain-containing protein: MSARGGLRQHRATLQAQWSRYVPQLAAGGVVAREFWPEGGTGPAAAPSAAVPRAEVADSWRRSLGTVDPGRDSAPDSDAGEIRARWTTSPLRRPVTELAGEMRSIADAGYIAAVTDESGTILWTCGGRVMRRRAERVNFAPGGCWDEPAMGTNALSLALHNGRPSTVFSAEHLVAALHSWTCYCAPIRDARGRTLGVLDLSTTWDRSHPLALTTVRTLVSSIEARLRTGEDNSRSPHGAVRLNCLGRESAHRDGIPLRLPPRQWEILVLLALEPDGRRPEQLRQALYGDRQVSASTFKAEVSHLRRALDGALSKGTYALTLPVDCDAVQVLHALRARDLSTALRLYRGPLLPHSEAPGIVEWRARIDVALRHAVLEDDSPEHALRYGELVPYDLQVHEHALRLLRPGDGRRGLAAGRLDAALRD; the protein is encoded by the coding sequence ATGTCAGCGCGTGGTGGACTCCGGCAGCACAGGGCGACGCTCCAGGCCCAATGGTCCCGGTACGTACCGCAGTTGGCGGCCGGGGGCGTGGTGGCGCGGGAGTTCTGGCCGGAAGGCGGGACGGGACCGGCGGCCGCACCGTCCGCCGCCGTCCCGCGCGCGGAGGTCGCCGACTCCTGGCGCCGGTCGCTCGGCACCGTCGACCCGGGCCGCGACAGCGCCCCCGACAGCGACGCGGGCGAGATCCGCGCGCGCTGGACCACCTCGCCGCTGCGGCGGCCGGTCACCGAACTGGCCGGGGAGATGCGCAGCATCGCGGACGCCGGATACATCGCGGCGGTCACCGACGAGTCCGGGACGATTCTGTGGACCTGCGGCGGCCGGGTGATGCGCCGCCGGGCCGAACGCGTCAACTTCGCGCCGGGCGGCTGCTGGGACGAGCCCGCCATGGGCACCAACGCCCTGTCCCTCGCGCTGCACAACGGCCGCCCCAGCACCGTCTTCTCCGCCGAACACCTGGTCGCCGCGCTGCACAGCTGGACCTGCTACTGCGCCCCGATCCGCGACGCCCGCGGCCGCACCCTCGGCGTCCTGGACCTGTCCACCACCTGGGACCGCTCGCACCCGCTGGCCCTGACCACGGTGCGCACCCTGGTCTCCAGCATCGAGGCCCGCCTGCGCACCGGCGAGGACAACTCCCGTTCCCCGCACGGCGCCGTGCGCCTGAACTGCCTCGGCCGCGAGTCCGCGCACCGGGACGGCATCCCGCTGCGGCTGCCGCCGCGCCAGTGGGAGATCCTCGTCCTGCTCGCCCTGGAACCCGACGGCCGCCGCCCCGAGCAACTGCGCCAGGCCCTCTACGGGGACCGGCAGGTCAGCGCCTCCACCTTCAAGGCCGAGGTGTCCCATCTGCGGCGGGCCCTGGACGGGGCGCTGTCCAAGGGCACCTACGCGCTGACCCTGCCCGTCGACTGCGACGCCGTCCAGGTCCTGCACGCCCTGCGGGCACGCGACCTGTCGACCGCGCTGCGCCTGTACCGCGGACCGCTGCTGCCGCACTCCGAGGCGCCCGGCATCGTCGAGTGGAGGGCCCGGATCGACGTGGCCCTGCGCCATGCCGTACTGGAGGACGACAGCCCCGAACACGCCCTGCGCTACGGCGAGTTGGTGCCCTACGACCTCCAGGTCCACGAACACGCGCTGCGGCTGCTGCGCCCCGGCGACGGCCGCCGCGGGCTCGCCGCCGGGCGGCTCGACGCGGCCCTGCGGGACTGA